In the Pirellulales bacterium genome, GGCCCAGCGGTAACACCTGTCCGCATATACCTTTAGAGCCAACAGGCCCACGTCGTTTGCTGAAAACTTGATCGCTCCGTCCCCAAGATTCACGAGCCCCAACAGCTCGCGTTGGAGGATTCCAAGCGTGCTGTTGAGTTGAGCGACAATTGAAAGCTCCTCACCCGCGGATGCGGGGATGATTTTGTAGAATTCCTTGCCGTACACGCCGTCGACATTCCATAGCACCATGTGCCGCTCGCCAAACGTGCGCGGGAAGAGAATCGGCGCTTTCAGCGAGGAATTTCCCTCCTGCTTGACCCCGTAAAGGACCACTCCCGCGCAGTCTGTTGTCAGCTTGATTTGCTTGGCATCCTTGGCTGGCTTGAGGGGGTCAATACCGCGGCACGCTGGCGTCGATCTCGGCCGACCAGGCGTCGATGCCGCCCGACATGCTTTGGGCCGCGGCAAAACCCTGCTGACGCAACCACTGGGCCACCCGCAGGCTGCGGCCGCCGTGGTGGCAATGGACCACGATCGCTCGGCCGCGGTGCGGCTCAAGTTCGCTCACGCGCTCTTGAATCTCGCTCATCGGCAACAACCTCGCGGCGACGATCTTGGCCACCGCATATTCGTCGGCCTCCCGACAGTCGAGCAGCAGAAAGTCGTCGCCCGCGTCGAGCTTGGATTTGACCGCCTGGCAGGGAATTTCCAATTCAAGTTCGGACATGGGCTATCAACGGTGGGTGGTAATGATTTCAGGCCATTCTACCGCGTTGCTTTTGATTTAGGCAACGAACGCACCCGGCTACCGGTATTGATTTCATCTGCTGCCGCGTGCGGTATATAATGCCTCCGCATCAACCACCCTACTCGTGACTTCCGCCGTGGCCCAGCTCGATCCGGACCGCCAACGCGAATTTGCCCTGTCGATCGTCGAGCGGCTGCGCGAGGCGGGGCACGAAGCGTATTGGGCCGGCGGTTGCGTGCGCGATCTGCTGTTGGGCCGGCAACCGAAGGATTACGACGTGGCCACGAACGCCCGGCCCGCCGAAATCCGCGATCTCTTCGGTCGCCGCAAGACGCTCGATATCGGCGCGGCCTTCGGCGTTGTGGCCGTGGTCGGCCCCCGGCAGTCGGGCATCGTCGAAGTCACCACCTTTCGCTACGACGTGGGCTATAGCGACGGGCGGCATCCCGACGGCGTCACCTTCACCACCGCCCAGGACGACGCCCAGCGCCGCGACTTCACCATCAACGGCCTATTTTACGATCCGCTGGCCAACGACGAAAGCCGGCGCGTGATCGACTTCGTGGGCGGCATCGACGACCTGGAGCGGCACGTGGTGCGCGCCATTGGCGATGCTCGTGCCCGCTTCGGCGAAGACAAGCTGCGCATGCTGCGCGGCGTGCGGTTTGCCGCCACGTTCGGCTTCGCGCTCGATGCCGCCACGCGCGAGGCCATCGTAGAGTTGGCGCCGACGGTCAGCGTCGTCAGCGCCGAACGAATCGCCCAGGAAATGCGGATGTTGCTGGTCTTGCCGGCCCGAGCGCGGGCGGCGGACCTATTGCGCGAGACGGGCTTGCTGGCTTCGATCTTGCCCGAACTCGTGCCGCTGGCCGATACGCCGGTCGCGCCGCACCGGCCCGAGCTGGGCAATCTTTGGCGGCGGACGCTGGCGGTGCTCGATGGGCTTCAGCGGCCGCGGTTTCCGTTGGGTCTGGCCGCGCTGTTGCACGCCGCAGCCTGTCAGGGGCATGAGCCGCCGGAGGGCGAGGGTGCTCACCGGGCCGCTGAGATCGTCAACCAGGTGTGCCAGCGCTGGCGGCTGTCGAACAAAGAAGCGGAACGGGCCTCTTGGCTCGTCGAGCGGCACCGCGCGCTGCTG is a window encoding:
- a CDS encoding rhodanese-like domain-containing protein, with the translated sequence MSELELEIPCQAVKSKLDAGDDFLLLDCREADEYAVAKIVAARLLPMSEIQERVSELEPHRGRAIVVHCHHGGRSLRVAQWLRQQGFAAAQSMSGGIDAWSAEIDASVPRY
- a CDS encoding CCA tRNA nucleotidyltransferase, encoding MTSAVAQLDPDRQREFALSIVERLREAGHEAYWAGGCVRDLLLGRQPKDYDVATNARPAEIRDLFGRRKTLDIGAAFGVVAVVGPRQSGIVEVTTFRYDVGYSDGRHPDGVTFTTAQDDAQRRDFTINGLFYDPLANDESRRVIDFVGGIDDLERHVVRAIGDARARFGEDKLRMLRGVRFAATFGFALDAATREAIVELAPTVSVVSAERIAQEMRMLLVLPARARAADLLRETGLLASILPELVPLADTPVAPHRPELGNLWRRTLAVLDGLQRPRFPLGLAALLHAAACQGHEPPEGEGAHRAAEIVNQVCQRWRLSNKEAERASWLVERHRALLNAEQMPWPRLQRLLTSEGIDDLLKLHAAIAAAAGHDASHVDYCRGRLALPPDELNPPPLLTGDDLIHHGIPPGKIYKSLLDQVRDAQLEKSVRSREEAIALVDRIVQKGLGT